One region of Candidatus Thermoplasmatota archaeon genomic DNA includes:
- a CDS encoding enoyl-CoA hydratase/isomerase family protein: MVAPIPMTEKGWTPPVGKTLVNYSTKNGVAILEMNDPPANTYTHEMMRQLDEAIVKARFDDAVHVILLTGAGDKFFSAGANIQMLNSVTPRWKYFFCLHANETLNRLEHTPKLVVAAINGHCVGGGLEIAMAADLRLARRNGGQIGLPEVNLGVLPGTGGTQRLVRILGKAKAIEWMCTGAKYTFEEAQELGVLNEILDAKTSEEFKAQVLEWCMQFVPPNKAAKAVGLIKRSVQSGAEVPFESALAIERELQQQLFQSEDAKEGLAAFVEKRPPRFQGK, encoded by the coding sequence TTGGTCGCCCCGATTCCCATGACCGAGAAGGGCTGGACGCCTCCCGTCGGCAAGACGCTCGTCAACTACTCCACCAAGAACGGGGTCGCCATCCTCGAGATGAACGACCCGCCCGCCAACACCTACACGCACGAGATGATGCGCCAGCTCGACGAAGCCATCGTGAAGGCGCGCTTCGACGACGCCGTGCACGTGATCCTCCTCACCGGAGCGGGCGACAAGTTCTTCTCCGCCGGCGCCAACATCCAGATGCTCAACAGCGTGACCCCGCGCTGGAAGTACTTCTTCTGCCTCCACGCCAACGAGACGTTGAATCGCCTGGAGCACACGCCAAAGCTCGTCGTGGCGGCCATCAACGGCCACTGCGTGGGCGGGGGCCTCGAGATCGCCATGGCGGCCGACCTTCGCCTCGCCCGCCGCAACGGCGGGCAGATCGGCCTGCCCGAGGTCAACCTCGGCGTCCTTCCCGGCACCGGCGGCACGCAGCGCCTCGTTCGCATCCTGGGCAAGGCGAAGGCCATCGAATGGATGTGCACCGGCGCGAAGTACACCTTCGAGGAGGCGCAGGAGCTTGGCGTCCTGAACGAGATCCTCGACGCGAAGACCTCCGAGGAGTTCAAGGCGCAGGTGCTCGAGTGGTGCATGCAATTTGTGCCGCCCAACAAGGCCGCAAAGGCCGTGGGGCTCATCAAGCGGTCCGTGCAGAGCGGCGCCGAGGTCCCCTTCGAGAGCGCGCTTGCGATCGAGCGCGAGCTCCAGCAGCAGCTCTTCCAGAGCGAGGACGCCAAGGAGGGCCTTGCGGCCTTCGTCGAGAAGCGCCCGCCCCGCTTCCAGGGCAAGTAG
- a CDS encoding PIN domain-containing protein, protein MPILDTTFLIDVLRGHERAVDLLARLEPKRDPLSISAVTLAEFHRGFGTVNVPDAVRARVVETVEGRIVHALDEQAARIAGEIEARAWRKGEPLDPEDAMIAATALSRGEALVTRRTTVFGRIEGLRLQTY, encoded by the coding sequence ATGCCGATCCTCGACACGACCTTCCTCATCGACGTGCTCCGCGGCCACGAGCGCGCCGTCGATCTCCTCGCGCGCCTTGAGCCCAAGCGCGACCCGCTTTCGATCTCCGCCGTCACGCTTGCCGAGTTCCACCGCGGCTTTGGCACGGTGAACGTGCCGGACGCGGTGCGCGCCCGCGTGGTCGAAACCGTCGAGGGTCGGATCGTGCACGCGCTCGACGAGCAAGCCGCAAGGATCGCAGGCGAGATCGAGGCGCGTGCCTGGCGGAAAGGCGAGCCTCTGGACCCCGAGGACGCCATGATCGCGGCGACCGCGCTTTCCCGCGGCGAGGCGCTCGTGACCCGGCGCACGACGGTGTTCGGGCGAATCGAGGGGCTCCGGTTGCAAACCTACTAG
- a CDS encoding antitoxin VapB family protein produces the protein MTRMLQVTERAYETLRSLKRPGESFSELLLRLAGERSLLEAVGVLDEGQAAAMEATVNAARERSRRRRGRQLREPR, from the coding sequence ATGACTCGGATGCTCCAGGTGACCGAACGGGCCTACGAGACGCTGCGTTCCCTCAAACGGCCGGGCGAGAGCTTCTCCGAGCTTCTCCTACGGCTGGCCGGCGAACGGTCCCTCCTGGAGGCCGTAGGCGTCCTCGACGAGGGCCAGGCCGCCGCCATGGAAGCCACCGTGAACGCGGCGCGCGAACGAAGCCGCCGCCGGCGCGGCCGCCAGCTTCGCGAGCCCCGGTGA
- a CDS encoding Phenylacetic acid catabolic protein gives MPAQTVRTFDDWIREFQAWQTEIGFPKQLLGDFKFEEKFGDPCGPNVEFGEFKGRPKWETPMQVPLQDMRDGLMNLIVYQGDTEFASVEQQRHLVKTAPTDYDLKSILRVMSEEMRHGWQMCYLLVTHFGKTGAIEAQKQLQRRSWNKERLLGSFNEPVDHWLDFFTYTDFVDRDGKYQLRMLSHSGFAPLAKSMGPMLKEESFHLGTGQTGLRRILQAGKIPTAIVQQYFNKWVPTAFDLFGKDKSTPARLYYVWGLKGRYDEDTNAETPDLDDLNAHARALYRREVEELVVQLNALLAPGEPKLVVPDLKFRRDPKLSEHGGQPYDIHGKRLSDREYEDYLARNLPNEETKARLDEIFKTPDWIAPKGGPAAA, from the coding sequence ATGCCCGCGCAGACGGTCCGCACCTTCGACGACTGGATCCGCGAGTTCCAAGCCTGGCAGACGGAGATCGGCTTCCCCAAGCAGCTGCTTGGCGACTTCAAGTTCGAGGAGAAGTTCGGAGATCCGTGCGGGCCCAACGTCGAGTTTGGCGAGTTCAAGGGGCGCCCCAAGTGGGAGACGCCCATGCAGGTGCCGCTGCAGGACATGCGCGACGGCCTCATGAACCTCATCGTGTACCAGGGCGACACGGAGTTTGCAAGCGTCGAGCAGCAGCGCCACCTCGTGAAGACCGCGCCCACCGACTACGACCTCAAGTCCATCCTGCGCGTCATGAGCGAGGAGATGCGGCACGGCTGGCAGATGTGCTACCTTCTCGTCACGCACTTTGGCAAGACGGGCGCCATCGAGGCGCAAAAACAGCTGCAGCGCCGCTCGTGGAACAAGGAGCGGCTCCTGGGAAGCTTCAACGAGCCCGTCGACCACTGGCTCGACTTCTTCACCTACACGGATTTCGTCGACCGGGACGGCAAGTATCAGCTCCGCATGCTCTCCCACAGCGGCTTTGCGCCGCTTGCGAAGTCCATGGGCCCCATGCTCAAGGAGGAGAGCTTCCATCTGGGTACGGGCCAGACGGGCCTTCGCCGCATCCTCCAAGCCGGCAAGATCCCCACGGCGATCGTGCAGCAGTACTTCAACAAGTGGGTCCCGACGGCCTTCGACCTCTTTGGCAAGGACAAATCCACCCCCGCGCGGCTCTACTACGTGTGGGGCCTGAAGGGCCGCTACGACGAGGACACGAACGCGGAGACGCCCGACCTCGACGATTTGAACGCCCACGCGCGCGCGCTGTACCGGCGCGAGGTGGAGGAGCTCGTCGTCCAGCTCAACGCGCTGTTGGCGCCCGGAGAGCCCAAGCTCGTCGTGCCGGACCTCAAGTTCCGGCGCGATCCCAAGCTCTCCGAGCACGGCGGCCAACCGTACGACATCCACGGCAAGCGCCTCTCCGACCGCGAGTACGAGGACTACCTCGCGCGCAACCTGCCCAACGAGGAGACGAAAGCGCGGCTCGACGAGATCTTCAAGACGCCCGACTGGATCGCGCCCAAGGGCGGTCCCGCGGCGGCGTAG
- a CDS encoding CBS domain-containing protein gives MLVDGAMTRAVVTVDPSDTIRQAAARMRERRVGCVVVAQAGLPGGVLTESDIVRLVASGADLDRMRVAEAMSSPVVTVEPGASLDAAAELMRARNLKRLVVVLGSDIRGVLTVRDVAYAQPEIARAYLNAMTARPED, from the coding sequence ATGCTCGTCGACGGCGCCATGACGCGCGCGGTGGTCACGGTCGACCCTTCGGACACCATCCGTCAGGCGGCCGCGCGCATGCGCGAACGCCGCGTCGGATGCGTCGTCGTCGCCCAAGCGGGCCTGCCGGGGGGCGTGCTCACCGAGAGCGACATCGTGCGGCTGGTGGCGTCGGGGGCGGACTTGGATCGGATGCGGGTGGCCGAAGCGATGTCGAGCCCCGTCGTGACGGTCGAGCCGGGGGCAAGCCTCGACGCCGCCGCGGAGCTCATGCGCGCGCGCAACCTCAAGCGGCTCGTCGTCGTGCTGGGAAGCGACATCCGCGGCGTCCTCACGGTGCGCGACGTGGCCTACGCGCAGCCGGAGATCGCCAGGGCCTACCTGAACGCGATGACGGCGCGGCCCGAGGATTGA